In the Primulina tabacum isolate GXHZ01 chromosome 7, ASM2559414v2, whole genome shotgun sequence genome, AGGATCTCTGTCGAAATCAAACAGATATTACAGTAACTAAAAGCTTCATATAAGAATTTCTTAAACAAATCGGCTGCTTCACTTCGTGTTAAAGTTATTGATTTGGTAATTCTGTTTTCTTGAACAATTCACTAGATCGTTACCTACAAAACGCTCAAATGGAATCGGAAACATCCCTCTTTGCAAAGATAAACAATAAAGATAACAAAGAAACAAATTAGTAGAACTGTGTAGCCACTTGCCTAGTAGCTCCAAGGCCAACATTGTGGGGGAAAACTGTAGCCTTATACACATTGTTGTGTCCGTGAACTGCATCGATACCGTATATCATCGGAATTCCAAGCCGGGTAGACAATGATCCCTTCTGAAAGCTGTTCACCATGTCCACCCAGGTCTCAGGGGATGCCTGTGAAGCCGGAACACTTCCTCCACCACTCAGTACGCTTCCTGCAGTACCAAAGCCAAAATTCCAAACATGTTTAACGATCGAGGAGTGCAGTAAATATAAGTTCATATAGAGGACAAGGTTGCATTGATCAGAGACCTATATAGTACTTCTTCATGACTTCAGTTGATGCAACAGCTCGTTCGATTTGCGTCATTTGGCCTACCTTTTCCTCTAAGGTCATCTTCTCCATCAGATCCTTGATTCGATCATTAATGGGTCGTTTTGGATCTTTGTAAATCGTATACTCTGCATTAGCTATTGCTGTCCAGCAGCACAATGCCAAAAATCCAATAAAATATGCCCCATTTTTTGCCATTCTTGGTCTCTCAGCATAGCCTAGAAACTGAAATTAAAAGGTTTGAAACATTACCCGATAAAGAAAAATTTACGCCATTTTGTAAACTCCAACAAAATCAAGCCTTCTGAAATTCAATTATTCTAAGAAGATATCAGATTGCTGTAGCAGCAGTTTCAAAGATACAAAAATATCTGAATTAATTTGTATTCATATTATTAAAATTCCGTTCAAAATATTTGATTATACATAGTGCCGATCCAAATTCTGTATCATTCCACACACACTGtactatttcaaattttattatcacggacaattaatataaaaaataatcaatTACACAAAGAGCATTAAAGAATTCCCACTGTCGGATTAGATTCCAGATTCCCACATACATAATCAACACTGAAATAAATGCATGATTCCGAGCAGACGAATCACCATTTCCCAAATGGAAGAAAAACCCGTAAATCATACTACAACGTAATCAAAATCAGCTCAAAACAACTATATATAAAAAACTCAGTTCAAAACACATGAACTCATCCCAAGTTCAATACAATGCAGGAAGCTGAAATCAAACCAGAAACACAGGAAAGGCCAAAAGCTCACAGTTACTCGACTGGCCCAGATTCTCTGAGCACTATCTACGGTTGTTGGGACTGATAAGAGGGAAGAAAGAGATATTTTATACAAAGTAGTTGCGAGAAAACAAGGTTTTTCTTGCGAGTGATTCTTTGGATAATTTATTTTGGATATAAATATAAAAGTATCTTCAATCAAACATTTTATTCTTTGCAATAAAAAATTGTCATTCATTGACGTACGTTGAAAAACAAATGTATAAATAATTTGTTTTTCTAGATCTTGTAAGAACAAATGAGAGATACATCATCCATAAAAGAGAGAGAATTTTCGAGCTACGTTTCTATAAATTTACTTCGAGCATTTTGTTTTATACCATTGACATTTTGCGATATTCCAACGACCACTTTGTGTGATTATTATGTCGCAAGTTAATTTGTTATTTTGTCCACTAATCGTACTGATCTATGTGCTATTGTATATTTAGGCCATCTCCAACCCATAAATCTATTTTGGTGTAGTTTCTGCAccaaaatagtgcagtttctgcaccaaatataacattcatctccaacccatttacttcaaatcttacgCTAAAAAGTATATTCCTAGAATATTCtttttgtttactatttattataaatttaacaatataattataattaatgttaatattagtatcataattatatattttatttttattaataattaaatttatttatttgattcttaTATATGTTAACTCTAATATTTATAATACTAATTAATATAAATGCTTCATTATTAAAATTGACATAGTTTTAATACagataatttatttttagaatttaATATGAATCCAAATTCAAACATCTGAACAACTATATTTCTCTCACTATTTTTAATATGTAATCCAAACAACTTAATATGAATCcaaatatctaattattaaataaatattatactattattttataatatttacaatttttaatacaattatttataataaatacacattaaaaaatttaaaaaaattaaaaaaaaggaaGAGGGGAGCATTGAATGATGCGCCAGGAGTTGCTCTTGATAGACGAATATAATCACATTGATAGACACATAAGTGGATACGGATGGATAATataacatatatttatataattaaatttcgaCTTACTCAAATCGATATATTTTTtcgataaatttattttgtggGTATCAGGCATGGAAcaagaatattttttaaaattgtatatAGTTGAAATATAAATCAGTGGTTTAGCTATTGTGTTTATAAAACTTAGTTTCATTATTTTACCTTAGTTTTTATATAGCATAACAgacaaaatatgaaaatacaTCAGGCAAAAACGAATAtagttaaataaaatatttgtaaaCGGAAATATTTTCGAGAAGTTGGTGAAAAATCCTCAATCAAAACATTTCTTTGGGTTCACTCCATATCCACAAAATTGTGGTACTATGTCATACAAAatgtggtacacttcatgtggaaatgtggtacacttcatgtgAAAATGTAATACTAAAAAAGTACCCAGAGactgaacacaaaaaaaatcgaaaGCTGGGACTGAAAACCAATTTTCCGAAACATTTTACCACTGACgtgtttgaaatatattttcaaatataataaaataatattattattagagTTTCGAGGTAGTATTGTGGGACGATTGAATTACCATAATCACTACAGGGGATCCTTAAACCGGTcgagaataataaaatttctcgagtttttatgtttatttttttattatcctATCACTGTGTTTGAAATTGCGAGAGGCAGAGTAGATTTTTTCGAATAATGTACACGTCATGTTATACATACGCAAGTCAATCACGCAACATATTTAATGATAATTATTTCTCTCTCCGACGAAGATATATCCTATGTTAAAATTCTTTAGAAATCTACAAATATaatctaaaatttatttattcttataaTCAAATAGAATTAAACCTTcaatttataatttcaaaatttctcACTATCCATGAACTTAAATTCAATATTTACTTTTCTGtcgaattttttttcaaaaatatggaaCATGATCTTAATTTCTAGATTTTATCTGGTCTCGGTCTCGAGTTCCTGTAAATatctatttaaatattaatctgAATTCCATGTGATTCTGGAAATGGGAAAATTACGAATAAAAAAAGATGAGAATTGTGGCGGGCAAACACCTGGGCGGGGGGTGACACCCTGCGTCCTTATCAAACCAAAAACAGTGGACACCACCCAAAATGGCAGTTTTGCATAAACTTGGGGCCGGAATTAAATACTGCTTCCTATTTATATGTTttaatcataatattataacattaattaattatttaattaatgcttttcctttaaaccaaagTACAATAAACATAACATACTCAACTGACTTCTTTTTTTACTCTCAACACTAACCCCactatgaaatattttttcttacacaaattttatcataatatttcacggttcaattttgtgagacgagctcaactcatgaaaatattttattttttatgtcaaaaatattttttcatgattaatataaataatatggaCCTGtcttataaatataaatatctgAGACCATAGTTATACTCTTCTTCGTATTATCGGATAATCAAATATAACTAAcataatgaatttcaaatctttaATTCTAATTTTGAACCGaaataaattcaataaatttcaaatcaaaTCCACATATCAGATCCATTacatttaattgaaaattagaataaaaatttgaaatctctttttttatttaaatttcaaatatattatatcTAACCTAGTTATTGAAATCAATACGATAAAGAAAAGCTCAGAGTTTCACATagataaacataaataaataaaaaaaaaggaatGGTTCAAACCTTTGCGAAATGGATAACCATCAATAATCAATATTTAGAAGAATTCAACTCCCAAAGCCAGTTTTAGCATGGAACCAGCCGCAATAGCCCCTGGTTTTCTACATATAttactcgttttttttttttcttcttcccaCATCTTGCACTTTTTTCCTCAAACCATCCACCAAAATAATATTCTTCCTCACTTTCCACAAACTTAATTTCACACTCCCCCGTTTCTTGTTTCACACCCATTACAAACAACATATATAAACAAGTAAATAACCCTTGGAGCTTTAATTTTACTAGCTCCTAGCTACAAATATGCATGCCGAGTACTAATCATCAGATTTCAATACCACAAAAAGAATCAGACATTTCCCTTTTCTTGATGATGACACTAGAAGCTCCGGGTTTCGTAGAGGGAAAGCTTCGGAGATTCGACGATAAGGTCATTAAGAAGAAAAGGTCACGTAAAAGGATTCGAATGGAGAGACATCTGCAGGTTACTTCCGTTACTCTGCAGAGGTTGTATGATGCATGCCTACAAGTTTTCAAGGGAATTGGGACTGTTCCTTCTCCTGTGCATGTGAAGAAGTTGTCCCACATTCTTGGTAAAGATCCACACCTGATCTTATATTTGTTTGTAGTTTGTGAAATTAATctttgtatatatatgtgtgtgtgtgtgtgtgtgtgtgtgtgtgtgtcctAGATTGTATGAAGCCTGAAGATGTTGGACTTCGGGAAGATCTGGATTTCTTCAAAACTAAGAATTCTGTCCAAGGGAGTACAAGAGTTACTTATGCAACCATCCATAGATGTCAAAAGTTCTCGGTTAGGCCTGATTTCTTTCCATTCGACAAATAATGaagatttaaaatttcaatGAATTGAATTATCCATCTTTTACACTCAAATAATGAATTGATGTGCACAATTTGGATTTATCAAagtatattattaaaatttctaGCAAGTATTTTAGAAAAGGGAcaaataatatgaatatgatcaAGGGATTTCTCTTAATAACCTTATTAAACGTaacttatatttcaaaattgATCTTAATTTATGAGTGTTTTAGATTTAGTTTATCCTTTCTGCAGCTGTGCATTTTCTTCCTCCCCGCAACTGCTGTCATCCCTCTGCACAATCATCCTGAGATGACTGTTTTCAGCAAGCTTTTGTTGGGGACCATGGCCATTAAAGCTTATGATTGGGTTGATCCCTTCAAAGGCTACTCGACTTCTAAAAGTAATCATCTCTGAATTTAATCTTCAATGCAAGTTAATCCTGCCATTTGGATCAATGTCTAATTCGTGTGCCCATGAATCCGCAGCCAGACGACTAGCCAAGCTTAAGACCAACACTACATTCACGGCACCATGCGACACTTCAGTGTTGTATCCTACATCAGGAGGAAACGTACATGAATTCAGAGCCATAACACCATGTGCAGTTCTAGATGTCATGGGACCTCCTTATTCTCATGACGACGGGCGAGACAGTTCATACTATAAAGATACTCCGTGCTCTGTGTTGTCAGGTGAGAAACCGTGACGACGATGTAtatcgatttaaaatatttgaattatattATACTGTATATTATTAGTTTTTTGTGTAACAACGAAACCATGATAATATCATATAATAATAACTTCATATAATTCAGATGGAGAAGAATTCACAGAGGTTAAAAATGAAGGAAGAGGTTATGGATGGCTCGAGGAAATCGAAATCCCCCAAGAATCAGAGATGGATGTGATTGAATATATGGGTCCTAAAATCAATATTCTCGATTCTTAAATGtttctcttttattttatttttggtagTTCTTATCACTTGACAACTGAATTGATCGATCGTATACTCGTAAACGTCGTAATTCTATGGTTCTAAATGGTGTAATATTTAATGTTGTTTCTGTATTATTTATTGTTCATGGAAAGAAGATT is a window encoding:
- the LOC142550990 gene encoding plant cysteine oxidase 2-like translates to MPSTNHQISIPQKESDISLFLMMTLEAPGFVEGKLRRFDDKVIKKKRSRKRIRMERHLQVTSVTLQRLYDACLQVFKGIGTVPSPVHVKKLSHILDCMKPEDVGLREDLDFFKTKNSVQGSTRVTYATIHRCQKFSLCIFFLPATAVIPLHNHPEMTVFSKLLLGTMAIKAYDWVDPFKGYSTSKTRRLAKLKTNTTFTAPCDTSVLYPTSGGNVHEFRAITPCAVLDVMGPPYSHDDGRDSSYYKDTPCSVLSDGEEFTEVKNEGRGYGWLEEIEIPQESEMDVIEYMGPKINILDS